GTTTTCAATTAAGgccataaattatttatttatttattctacagACAGGTGATTAAATTAGCCAGGCGTAAATTAAAGATTtcttttttagctgctatttctataagACCGCGGCCGTGCAGAGGGAATCCGTTCTCGTGAAACTTAGATTAGCGAGGGACGAAGGGAAAACGGTTTCGAGTGTGAAAAACGAAGACGAGAGAGCATTCCGAGATTCCAGAATGTAGGTTCCAGTTCCATCTTTTCCGTTTTCTACCTGAGGTCGTTGTTTACGCACAAACACAAGATtattataaacacacgcacataatataaacatacctataaataatatacacacgcatgcacacgtatatacgcacacacatacacacgcatatataaatatatatatatatatatatatatatatattcactcagacatacacacacgcacatatatataaacgtatacacatatatgcacacacatacacacacgcgctcaaatatacacaaatactctcacatacacgcgcacacatgaacacacacaattacatgtatatatacacacatatacacatctatccatatctatatatatatatacacacatatacacatctatccatatctatatatatatatacacacacacataggtagagCTAGACACAGAGACATGAAGCAAGGCGGCTTACCGTGAAAGTCGCCGGTGTCCGCCACCACAATCGTCTTTTCTTTCAATTGATCGAGGACAGATTTCGAAGTTTTCTTCACATCAGGCTCAGCCATTTTTCTTCGATTATTTCTGTTTGTTGAGGACCTTTCTCTGTTCTTTATCTAATTGGGTCCACTCGGCCAACGGAAACCTTTCAGTTGGTGTTTTAAAGGAGAAACGGAGTTGGAAGAATCACAGACTTCGGACGTATTTCAAGAACGACGAATGTCTAgaagtgtgggagagagagagaggaggaggaggtgtagTAGATGGGAgacggagggagggagaaagagccATACAGATAAATGAGAGGGGTGGAGAAagacaaatgagagagagagagagaaataagaaagaggaagggaaagagaCTGCTGAATAAAAGGAGGGAGTGAgagataaggagataaataagAGGGAGGAAGGAAGATAAATaagggagagggggagtgagaagATCCCAGACAAATAAGAGGGAGAAAGATAAAAATTGAGAGAGAGTCAAATAaaaatgagggagagaaagagtgttaAATAAGacggagggggagagagagagagctgaataAATGGGAGTGAGTGAGCGGTATGTAGATAAGAGGGAGTGAGTAAGAGATACACAGAGAAATttaagaggaagagggagagaggacggcggttgtgagagaaagagaattaaataACAGCGTGGGAAAAAGAGAGCCAAATGAGAGGGAGGCAAACAAATAAGAAGGGTAGGAGcgagaaaagggagaaagataCTTAAATGTGAGGGAGGGAATGAGTGAGAAATAGAAAtggacaagagagagaaagagaaaaaggaaaatgcatGGAGTTGTCACTGCTACTTGCTTTTATCGCGCACGTTGCTGTTCTATCGTCTGTCCATCCTCCCCTTGTTCTAAAAAGAAAATCTAACCTGAATTAAAGCACATGgtattttaaatgatttcttcgttgctgtttagccctaggtcaggccTTTAGCGAGCAGGACATTCCAATGATGACCATTACGTCTTTTAGCATAGAAGTTGCACTGTCTAATGTGGCCTTTATTTAAGACAGAAtgtgtggatcttttccttttgaaggccagatttcaacacaatttctagttaactaaacacttttaaacttcgtatactggtagaatgtgtttatttttcagatttttctagttaactaaataattagtgtttaaattattttccattgtttgcattgctttATAGAATTTGAAAGTTATTCgttttgtataaaattattattcgtttcgtctttaataaatatatatgggtacaCAATAAACGTGACTACACACGTACTGTTTACTTTGGatgaataataaacacatattcagtATTTTTGTATAGGCTTCGGGTGTTTTctctatacaatgtatatatttactataaactTGTGCACACGCCTTGAACCGGTTATTTGGCTTGtatgcacccacatacatacacatccatacgcaTACTCGCACATAATCAGGGCCCCTCTGCGTTTTCGCTCGTCGATGTGCTAGGAATAACACCCAAATCCCCTTAAAACCATATACTACTGGGTTAAAGGAAGGGTACATTGGCTAATATAACCATAGATGCTATATctgaaaaaaagggggggggcaaaaacacgggttggtcatagttggaaccCTTTGATCCTCAACCGGGTTTATCAGGATGACCTGagttaaatagcaataacaatatatttgtaatattgattATAGACACAAAGCATATATTTTGGGGTGAGTGGAGGGTATAATCATTTATATCGATCTCCAATACTTGATCTATGTATTTTCTCGACCGTGGAAGAACAGACGGCTTGTTTTGAATTCCGGTGAGGGTTGAAACCCGAACGTATAGGACCGTATCCCTAAAAAGCATATATTTTGGGGTGAGTGGAGGGTATAATCATTTATATCGATCTCCAATACTTGATCGATGTATttatagcagccaaagaatttagctatttcctctatagctaaattctttggctgctatttctaaaagttcggtgtatggtaaagtaaaatttttttactgaaccctaattatataacgtaatgttttatatgtatatacatatacgccgctatatatatgtttaatgtctcctatctaaactttaatttttaatataacctGTATATATCGCGTATCcttcgtgtgtatctgtgtgtgtgagtgagggcgTATCTGCCTCCTTGTAGTGAAATCGTGTGAAAGCTGCAAACGATTGTCAGTCATAGTAATGCCATGATATTATTCTGCAGGAGACACCCCCATTGAGTTTGTAATATCTGATATCGAATGTGCGGCTGGAGACAAGAGGTCGGCTTCATTTGTTCATTGTGATAATTCAGTATTTTATGGAAGAAGTGGTTTAGGATTTACTGGAAACGTTTCTGGAGAATAACGTTGATAAAACATCGGTAAATCTCATTTTAACAACCAGATATTTACTTAAGTAGTTTGGTGAAAACACACAACACATTGATTCACTGATTGCATTTGAAAACGGTAAGCTGATTAACGTTTGTTTTAATGCTGTAATAATGTAAGTAAATAATTAATtcgggtactactagcgaacagtggtcccggtgcgcgcactcgcgctagctagtcgtatgtAGTCGATCCTATAGCGACTttttcaccctaaccctaaacctaattttttagccctaaccttagtttgtttataaaaataatttatttacttggtttaaaaaatgatttactttgttcgaaaaatatttaatttgtgtaaaaaaaaattatatacattgttttaaaaaattatttatttacttagtttaaaaaaatatttactttgattgaaaaatattatttaattttctttgatatgtaatCAGCCTTAAGTACAAACATACGCGCAAGACGTtataggatcgactacttacgactagctagcgcgagtgcgcgcaccgggaccactgtttgcTAGTAGTAccttaattcgtttattggccacaagggccgacaaaaattaatcaaaacataaatgtataaaacacaggacgaaagttacaaagggttttgtccgtttgcaaAAAAACGTGTAAATATTCCAGAGAtaacgaaaatataacaattgaaatACAATTGTTTTTCACTTGGAGGataaggtaattaattatatTGGAGTGAAAACATTTAACAATGGGAAAAGATATTACTTTCAGATacagtaattatataaatatgataactCATAGCGTCATTACTAAAAgatatttcggatcttttcggtttgaacggcagtttttaacataatttctaggtaactaaaaaattttaaacttcgtatactggtagaatgtgtttagaaaacatctttttctcttggctttattaaccGAAAATtctatatgacaccgctagaaaaaactgccgttcaaaccgaaaagatctgacaTTTCCTTCATAAATGAAGTAATTATATTGAACTGAAAATATTTCGGTAGAGTTCTGCTTTCCGCACGCCATATAACGCCtcataactttttattttttggaattttcagaaaattcttttCATAGTCATGTGAAATCTGGCGGAGGTAAAGAACATGCACACCGCCCattttcggcgtaaccctaaccGCCAGAGACGAGcgatgtgcgtattctttaccttcgccgtgAATTCCtgcgtgtagaatacaaatttgcaaaaattttctgaaaattcccaaaaataaaaaaaggctacGTGGGGCTATATGGCGTGGCGTAAAGTAGAATTCCGGCAATGTTTCCGTCCCGACTTTTACGTACACAATACTTCAAAACTGAAATGTTAATCCCTATTTCTGAAAAATATCCTTCAGAAAATTCACTTTGAAACTATGATTAGAAACAAATTGAACGACTTATTGTCGTGATTCAGATATTTCAGCTGTTGAAGCGTGGAAGTTAGCTGGCAATAACGAATGATTGCCAGTTAGCTATTTAGAGACACGGAAAGATTGACATTTACTTGTCACATCGTGTCAAAATTTTTATCGCCCGAAACTTCGAccagttcactgacaaaaaataaaatttgctgtatactcttttatttgtttcagtcattcgactgtggccatgctcgagcaccgctttttagtcaagcaaatcgaccccaggacttattctttgtgagcctagtacttattctatcggtcacttttgccgaaccgctaagttatggggatgtaaacacaccagtatcggttgtcaagcgatgttgagggcacaaacacagatacacaaaaataaacactcacatcgcccggtctgggaatcgaaactgcgagtccgctgccctaaccactgggtgcgcctccatatatatatatatatatatatatatatatatatatacaagcacgcacacatattcattttGATAGAAGTGTAAAATACTGGTGCCATCACAAGTAGTAGAAAATAACTACGAGGAGAACAACCCAGGTATGGACTAAGAACAATGCACCCCTGTGGATTTAATAAAGGGTTCAGTTCCACATTCTGAAAACATCACAGAATATGACAGGCACCTGAAGATACAACAACTAAAGGTGCTAATCCAGATATATTGTATACTCGCTGTTTTTTgttgtgatatcatcatcatcattgttcgaccgtggttgagacaatggaatttaccatgctacgccagacttcacggtccatcatagcattacggaggtcctgttgctggatgcctgtatccctggagattacatcagggtaggagtgtgtgcaccctctggtattgtgagtagatggcttccagaggagaagagtagaaattgccttgttttcagctctacaataatgtccagcaaactggactctcctacctttcacaagagatgacacaggtggtagtttcccatatattggcattttggttggatgacgcttccacgagagattttgagctctcataagatATAGGTAATGTTACACAATCTGAAGGTATGGATGTAGTCTGTAAATATGTAAGCTTCACACGATTTTCTATGATTTAATTTAACAACTTAAAATTAAAGTTCAGTCGTTGAGATAAAAAGTTTATAGTTTATTAATATAGAACTGTAGGAAAATTTCACTGTTGTAGCTCTATTTGTTAATTATCTTTAATATCTTACCCTGTTTCTCTATCGTTTCAGAATACCAGATGGCATTGGCATTAAAGATATATCATCAATATCTATCATCTTTTAAGACTTAAGAAAAGGTTTTACAGAAAAATGAGAACTGTTACTTATGAGCAACATTTCTTTGCTTCATTACCTGGAATATGTACAAAATGATTTTGTGTtccaattaaattttaaaaaactatcAACATTCAAATCCTTTTCTGATATAAGTGGAAATAAAAGCTAGTGGAGATACGACAGTGGAAAAGTTTTTATCAATACAGGAATAAAGTAAAAGCGGTAAAAGATATCCATATATTGTTGtgagtaaagaaaatattatacaaGGATGAATTTTCCTGAAGAATTATCAAAAGAAATAGCGGGAACatcataccactgtgatatctgtaaaaagtcaTTTTCTCTGAAAGGTAACCTTGCTACTCATAAATGTGTTGATACAGAagagaaaacagagaaacgatatcattgtgatatctgtgggaaatcattcactgtaaaaattaacttaactgaacatagatatctacatacaggagagaagccacatAACTgcgatatctgcggtaaatcattcactcgaaTACGTACATTAATTACTCACAAACATCTCCATACTGGAGAGAGACCTCacagctgtgatatctgtggtaaatcattctctctaagAGGTCACTTAGCCGGtcataaacgtactcatacaggtgaaaagccatatcattgtgatatctgtggtaaatctttctctcagacTAATAGCCTAACTAaccatatacgtattcatacaggagagaagccatatcagtgtaataTTTGCGGTGAGTCATTCTCTGAAAGGGGTAATttgactaaacacaaatacattcatacaggagagaagtcatatcactgtgatatctgtggaaaatcattctttcaaagaGTTCATTTAAAtactcacagacgtattcatacaggagagaaaccatatcactgtgatatctgtggtaaatcattctacgATGGAAGTGCagtaacttctcacaaacgtattcatactggggagaagccTTATccgtgtgatatctgtgataaatcattcactGATGCTAGTaaattaactaaacacaaacgtactcacacgggagagaaaccatatccctgtgatatctgtggtaaatcattcacagATGGAAGTACTTTAACTgttcataaacgtattcacacaggggaaaaaccatatcactgtgatatctgtggtaaatcattctctcggacAAGCCAGTTGACAATACACAAGAGACgcgttcatacaggtgagaaaccatatccatgtgatatctgtggtaaatcatttattGATAGAGGTGGATTAactgttcacaaacgtattcacacaggggaaaaaccatatcagtgtgataacTGTGATAAAACGTTCACTTATGCAACAGCATTGAATATTCACAAGCATATTCATTCAGGGGAAAAACaatatcgctgtgatatttgtggtaaaatatTCTCTGGAACAAGTGAATTAATGATACACAAAAGACGCATTCATTCAAGAGAGAAACCACAttcatgtgatatctgtggtaaatcattcacctaTTCAAGTGCATTAACTGTTCATAAACGTAGtcacacaggggaaaaaccatatcactgtgatatctgtggtaaatctttctcataTGGCAGTACATTACctgttcacaaacgtattcatacagggaagaAACCACATCACTGCGATACTTGTGATAAATCATTCCCTTATGCGAGTGCATTAACTCTTCATAAACGTATTCACTCAGGGGAAAAactatatcattgtgatatctgcggCAGATCATTTACATATCGAAGCACATTAACTGTTCACAAACGAATTCattcaggagaaaaaccatatcactgtgatatctgtggaaaatcattctctcaaacaaGTCAGTTAACAGTACACAAGAGGCGTATCCATACAAGCGAGaagccgtatcattgtgatatctgtggcaaatccttCACTGATGGAAGTTCATTAACTgttcacagacgtattcatacaggtgaaaagccatatTCATGTAATATCTGTGGTGTATCATTCTGTCGAACAAGCCAGCTAACAATACATAAGagacgcattcatacaggggagaaaccattttACTGCGATAACTGTGGTAGATCATTCACTGACAGGAGCTCGTTAACTGCTCATAAACGGAATCATTCaaatgagaaaccatatcactgataTCTTTGATAAATCATTCAATGGAAAAAGTCATTTATTGATACAGATGagacacattcatacaaaagaaaattatgattacaatgtctgtggtaaatctttcattGATGGAACTACATTAACTGGtcaaaaatgtatttatactGGTCAGAAGCCATatagtgttatcatcatcatctagtgttctttttttctatgctagcatgggtaagacagtttgactagagctggtaaACTgtggagctgtaccaggttccagtctgttgTATCTATGGTAAATTGTTCTGGCTTAATTAGGCTCATGCTttttcatacaggtgagaaatcATActactgtaatatctgtggtgaatGACTATGAAAGATGTTATTTAACTACAGCCAATTACACTTTCACAGGAGAGAAGCTTTGGCACTTGTACTGgtagcacatgaaaaaacatttgagtgaggtcattgccggTGCCACTAAACTggatcctgtgcaggtggcacataaaaagcaccatttgagtgtggccgttgccagcaccacctgactggccctcgtactggtgacatgtaaaagcacccactacactctcggagtggttggtttttaggaagggcatccagctgtagaaactctgccagatcaagattggaacctggtgcagccatctggttcgccagacctcagtcaaatcgtccaacccatgctagcatagaaagcggatgttaaacaatgatgatgataattacatcATTCTCTGAGATGTCATTTATGAGGGTGGGGTACTGTTAAGATTCTGGTTTCAAGGGTGTTGCaaaaggcccaaccttccaagttcttttacagggcttagaaaaactgaaggaacgCTGCCACAAGTGTGTGAATCAGAGgtgaatgttgaataaaatcataattaactgatcctcctgtattttcttttatccaaagccaagaAGATTTCAGTATTCGCAGATGTATCAATAATGGAAAGGAACCCAAATCAGTGTGGTATTTGTGGTAATTAAGTACAAACTTATACAGGGGAATAatcatatcactgtaatatctgtggcacATTGttctgccttaaccctttagcatttaaaccggccatatccggtccaaatattctacctgtcttatgttcaaaATAGCCAGATttcacctctcacacctaccatgccatgtcattctaaatataaacaatcacaccatcgaagtcccaaagctatgaaataatgcatggttaattgaAAGCAATGTGAATGTATAACCATTTCATTTGGCAGATTACTCTGAACGCGAAAGGGTTAATTACTCATGAATGCATTCATACAGAAATAAAAACGTGTTActttgatatctgtggtaaatccttttatCAGAATAGTCATTTAACTAAATGCAAATGTATTCATTCCAAAGACGACCTATACCACattgatatctgtggtaaatcaattTCCTTATGATTTTCTTATGAATTGTATTGATTATTCATTGATTTGATGTACTAAAAATGAATTACGTTTTAGAATGATTGAGttgttcttcatttttgtttACCCCTGTATTTTTTCTTGCATGGGAATAAACCTcttatctctttatatatctactatataaatGTAgctgtatgtggatatgtatgtgtttagcCCCGAAAGGCCCTGAAATGGTATAGTCTTGagaaaaactaattttattttcGAAATCTGTATCCCAAAGAGAATGTTGTCCATAAATTGTAAGAAACTATAATTtactgctggtggcacgtaaaaagcaccaatccgatcatggccattgtcagcctcctctggcacctgtgccggtggcacgtaataaacacccactacactcacggagtggttggtgctaggaagggcatccagctgtagaaacactgccagatcagactgggcctggtgcagccttctggcttcccagatccccggttgaactgtccaacccatgccagcatggagaacggacgttaaatggtgatgatgaaattaCTCAACTTTTAGATTGataactctctcactctctgtgtgtcaccatcaatctatctatctctattgttTACCACACTCACTGTGTGtcaccatcaatctatctatctctattgttTACCACACTCTTTATCACTCACTGTGTGTCACCAGCAATCTATCTCTATTGTTTACCACACTCTTTATCACTCACTGTGTGTCACCATCAATCTATCTCTATTGTTTACCACACTCTTTATCACTCACTGTGTGtcaccatcaatctatctatctctattgttTACCACACTCTTTATCACTCACTGTGTGTCACCATCAATCTATCTCTATTGTTTACCACACTCTTTATCACTCACTGTGTGtcaccatcaatctatctatctctattgttTACCACACTCTTTATCACTCACTGTGTGTCACCATCAATCTATCTCTATTGTTTACCACACTCTTTATCACTCACTGTATGtcaccatcaatctatctatctctattgttTACCACACTCTTTATCACTCACTGTGTGTCACCATCAATCTCTATTGTTTACCACACTCTTTATCACTCACTGTGTGtcaccatcaatctatctatctctattgttTACCACACTCTTTATCACTCACTATGTGtcaccatcaatctatctatctctattgttTACCACACTCTTTATCACTCACTGTGTGtcaccatcaatctatctatctctattgttTACCACACTCTTTATCACTCACTGTGTGtcaccatcaatctatctatctctattgttTACCACActctttatcactctctctctcatacacacacactttatcagtttgtgtgaataaaagattatcgttattaaacttttattaataaacacatattctaagttcacaacatatgcagttttaattttcctctctgctgcacagatacacacattacatattatgtattcgtttatgaaacagattgggtttatttacatttctgaaaaaaaaaagatacccgtccctttaaccctaaccctaaaacagactgaaatgcaatagatcgatactagggtctcTGCTGTAGCAGTTGACAATGGTGTTGCAGCACCattgtcaactgctacaaagggaACGGTAATGTCTTAGAAATAATGAGAGAAAGGTTGGGCATAAAAGGCATCATaggtggtatgcaagagagacgactgctgGTATGTAATATGTGAGGTTTTAATCATTAGAGTGGCAGATTTGCATCAAGGTGCACTCTTACATTGTAACTCTATCATGCTTTATATTTTGCTTATATTGGAGGGAAACAAgaagtataaataaaattatcaaccatcttacaaacaataactctgagcaccttttcgaacTCCACCCGTGGACATagttacaaagtcagaaaacagtacagctcccatgactttaggaaacattttttcacgctgagagttgctgaagcatggaacaaactgctggcatcagttgttagttgtcggagcactgcatccttcaaaacttccatgctttctgagattcgccaacactacacctgattttctcccctccatacacacacaagcatgtgtctgactcatacactgttcgctttccagacatttgtacattactgcatacactttatacacattttctgacaagttgtggtgcacctgagcactgtatacaataattttaaagattaaaataaaaataaaattgtgagAAGATAGACAAGCGATATAGAAAGTTAAAACCAAAACAGGTAAGCATATATTTACGTTTCgatgaaagaagaggaagaaggaaaaggggAAGAAACACAAAAAGAGAAACCGATtggggaggagaaagaagaggaaatataGAATATAACGTGAGGTGTACTAATAACACGTAACCCCGCCATTGCCGACCCCAAGTGATAATGGTCAAGTGAGCCTAATGATAATGTTTATGCAGAACTATAAATATCCGGCATAACTCTAGATGTGTGCCCATCCCATTGACTTTGTTGccccataactttcagaaaaatggatactttttaacgaaattttcaacaaatattgcTAAGATGCTGCGCattcagagtatatagggatttagggaaaataatttttttcagaggGGTGTGGAGagaagtttcagaaaattcagacGATCCAACATTTTTccatcataactttcaggaaaatggatatcttttagtgaaattttatacaaatacttttcaaacgGAATAGagtacgattataaagaaatttgtgtggAAAACTTTTCCAGAGGGAGTGGGGAGAGGAGTTTTGGATCAGGAAACTTTACGTTGATAACCAGAGCTGTTAATTATGGCTGATTGGGGATAAATCAGTTGCAATGAGTCACTGGGGTAGAAGttatgtggtcactcaacctttttgaaataggagccaaatttctttcaaattccacGAAGAGAATACTAAAGCGACGTGCAATAATtacgttttcaaaatattttttaaaacgtaaccgccagaaaatgtttacggcagagaatgttttcacctcaatagatgtcattgattggttgaaattgccgaaattgaagaaaatatcttacaaactacagaattttctcaagaaagccaagagaaaaagatgttttataaatacattctaccagtatacgaagtttaaaagtgtttagttacgtggaaattattttaaaaaactgccggtcaaaccaaaAAATCCACGACGTGCAATAATtacgttttaaaaaatattttaaaacgtaATTCTTGCCTGTCGCTTTAGTATTCTCTTGCTACGAAAAATCCTATCTGCACTAGAAACACTCAAGTGATTCCTTGTCAGCTCATGCAATCTCCAAGGGGGAACTACCATTGAGTTTGTAATATTTGATATCGAAAGTGCGGCTGAAGACACGAAGACAGCTTCACGCGTTTATTTTGATAATTTGTTGAGGAAATCAGGATCTGCGAATTTTGGTAAAAACCTTGGCAATCCTCATTCTAAGAGTCTGATATTTACTTTAGAGAAAATATTGATTCACTGTTTAGATCTGAAAACGGTAAGTTgataaatgtttgttttgatgTCTGTAAATAATGATATTCTGCTTCACTTGGCGAATAAGGAACTTAAATTGGAGTGAAAACATCTGACAATGGGCAAAGACATTTCCTTCGGATACAGTAATTACATAAGTGTGAAAGCTTTTGTATCCGTGTCCTGCAGAGAGCAATTTGCCACAAATATCGATTTTGGCgaaccttcggtataggtacacacgggactttgtttacata
The nucleotide sequence above comes from Octopus sinensis linkage group LG24, ASM634580v1, whole genome shotgun sequence. Encoded proteins:
- the LOC115224112 gene encoding zinc finger protein 678-like, yielding MNFPEELSKEIAGTSYHCDICKKSFSLKALNIHKHIHSGEKQYRCDICGKIFSGTSELMIHKRRIHSREKPHSCDICGKSFTYSSALTVHKRKKPHHCDTCDKSFPYASALTLHKRIHSGEKLYHCDICGRSFTYRSTLTVHKRIHSGEKPYHLHKRRIHTSEKPYHCDICGKSFTDGSSLTVHRRIHTGEKPYSCNICGVSFCRTSQLTIHKRRIHTGEKPFYCDNCGRSFTDRSSLTAHKRNHSNEKPYH